A window of Rhododendron vialii isolate Sample 1 chromosome 11a, ASM3025357v1 contains these coding sequences:
- the LOC131308492 gene encoding NAC domain-containing protein 71: MGGASLPPGFRFHPTDEELVGYYLKRKVEGLEIELEVIPVIDLYKFDPWELPEKSFLPKRDMEWFFFCPRDKKYPNGSRTNRATKAGYWKATGKDRKVVCQDSATGYRKTLVFYRGRAPMGDRTDWVMHEYRLCDDTSQGSPSFRGAFALCRVIKKNEHIQKMSDAHGEPKAKWVGSSSCNEDFTSTAMPNEAVIINEDTSVQTSQICNGSTFSSPIASPYHTTPMVENEAFSMGNNPSSLWVSPDLILDSSKEYPQQGQGVSGYFPQYEFPNTMTQWQPYNQYEISPSSSFSNFTEEVEHGDGLSQFGCMSPYSDYMGFSGNENISYEGFETWDQAPICRQSSGDGSLGEYGGLWSQEDNMVIVM; the protein is encoded by the exons ATGGGAGGAGCATCGTTGCCACCGGGGTTTCGTTTCCACCCAACTGATGAGGAATTAGTTGGGTATTACCTCAAGAGAAAAGTTGAGGGACTAGAGATTGAACTTGAGGTGATTCCAGTGATTGATTTGTACAAATTCGATCCGTGGGAGTTGCCAG AGAAATCATTCCTACCAAAGCGCGATATGGAATGGTTCTTCTTCTGTCCCCGCGACAAGAAGTACCCAAATGGATCGCGCACAAATCGTGCCACCAAAGCAGGCTATTGGAAAGCTACTGGAAAAGACCGAAAAGTTGTCTGTCAGGATTCTGCGACAGGATACAGAAAGACCCTAGTTTTCTACCGCGGGCGGGCCCCAATGGGAGATCGAACAGATTGGGTAATGCACGAGTATCGTCTTTGTGATGATACTTCTCAAGGATCACCAAGTTTTCGG GGAGCTTTTGCTTTGTGCCGGGTGATTAAGAAGAATGAGCATATACAGAAAATGAGTGATGCTCATGGGGAACCAAAAGCTAAGTGGGTTGGAAGCAGTTCATGCAATGAGGATTTCACCTCAACAGCAATGCCAAATGAGGCTGTGATCATCAATGAAGACACATCAGTCCAAACAAGTCAAATTTGCAATGGAAGTACCTTTTCTAGTCCTATTGCTTCTCCATATCATACAACACCAATGGTGGAGAATGAAGCTTTTTCAATGGGGAACAATCCCAGTAGCCTGTGGGTCTCACCTGATCTAATACTTGATTCTTCCAAG GAATATCCACAACAAGGACAAGGTGTATCTGGATACTTCCCCCAGTACGAGTTTCCAAACACGATGACTCAATGGCAGCCATATAATCAGTATGAGATCTCGCCCAGTTCGTCGTTCTCAAATTTTACAGAGGAGGTTGAACACGGTGATGGTCTAAGCCAATTTGGTTGCATGTCACCTTACTCGGACTACATGGGGTTTTCTGGAAATGAGAATATCTCGTATGAAG GATTTGAAACATGGGATCAGGCTCCGATTTGTAGACAGAGTAGCGGAGATGGGAGTTTGGGAGAATATGGCGGTTTATGGTCACAGGAGGATAACATGGTCATTGTTATGTAA
- the LOC131307649 gene encoding uncharacterized protein LOC131307649, whose translation MSFRVANSVSPSWINSFFDWNFGRGKADEKPQPNYHPIDPPFPPSLVAKTFLKGRELKCCYKATLDGFSATAFHNCSDFKGPCVIIGWTNNSFKFGAFNPEGYRSTDDYYETFDAFLFYWEKHDQTTDEPIVLPKVGGSGAALFDYARGGPQFGADGLLIGPPLAPVMGGFAGPDTNSGIGDLRQAKSRLGLSYAKRSDGKESLFGDEFKAVLEEVEVFCCPQIASLY comes from the exons ATGAGTTTCAGAGTCGCAAACTCTGTATCCCCAAGCTGGATTAATAGCTTCTTTGATTGGAACTTTGGTAGGGGAAAAGCCGATGAGAAACCACAGCCCAATTACCACCCTATTGATCCTCCCTTCCCACCTTCTCTGGTTGCTAAAACATTCCTCAagg GTAGGGAACTCAAATGCTGTTACAAAGCCACACTTGACGGATTCAGCGCAACTGCATTTCACAACTGCTCTGATTTCAAAGGACCCTGTGTTATAATCGGTTGGACAAACAACTCATTCAAATTTGGAGCATTTAACCCAGAAGGATACCGAAGCACCGACGATTACTATGAGACTTTTGATGCCTTCCTCTTTTACTGGGAAAAACATGATCAAACAACTGATGAACCCATTGTTCTACCCAAAGTAGGGGGAAGTGGAGCTGCACTTTTCGATTATGCTCGAGGTGGGCCGCAGTTTGGGGCCGATGGCCTGCTCATTGGGCCGCCATTGGCTCCAGTCATGGGCGGGTTTGCTGGGCCGGATACGAATTCGGGGATTGGTGATCTGAGGCAAGCTAAGTCTAGATTGGGACTCTCTTATGCTAAAAGGTCTGATGGGAAGGAGTCCTTGTTTGGGGATGAGTTTAAGGCTGTTCTTGAAGAGGTGGAAGTGTTTTGTTGCCCTCAAATTGCAAGCCTATATTAG